A genomic window from Deltaproteobacteria bacterium includes:
- a CDS encoding acetyl-CoA carboxylase biotin carboxyl carrier protein subunit: MNYIATVGEKDVKVSVEEVGGAGYRVSIDGVEHVVDAHPVAGTLWSILYRNASFEVDVTRLPSEEFEVLIQGDCHKFTMMNEQRRAMIRAGGKGAAGKAMVTCPMPGKVVKLLVSVGQEVRADQGVIVVEAMKMENELKSALGGKVKEIFVKEGEVVESGAKLLLVE; this comes from the coding sequence GACGTGAAGGTCTCCGTGGAGGAGGTCGGCGGGGCGGGATACCGGGTGTCGATCGACGGGGTGGAGCACGTGGTCGACGCGCACCCGGTGGCCGGAACCCTCTGGTCGATCCTCTACCGCAACGCGTCGTTCGAGGTGGACGTGACCCGGCTGCCGTCGGAGGAGTTCGAGGTCCTGATCCAGGGCGACTGCCACAAGTTCACGATGATGAACGAGCAGCGGCGGGCGATGATCCGGGCCGGGGGGAAGGGCGCCGCCGGCAAGGCGATGGTCACCTGCCCGATGCCGGGGAAGGTCGTGAAGCTCCTCGTATCGGTCGGCCAGGAGGTCCGGGCGGACCAGGGGGTCATCGTCGTCGAGGCGATGAAGATGGAGAACGAGCTGAAGTCCGCGCTGGGAGGGAAGGTCAAGGAGATCTTCGTCAAGGAAGGGGAGGTCGTGGAGTCGGGGGCGAAGCTGCTCCTGGTGGAATAG